The Brachionichthys hirsutus isolate HB-005 chromosome 11, CSIRO-AGI_Bhir_v1, whole genome shotgun sequence genome includes a window with the following:
- the fkrp gene encoding ribitol 5-phosphate transferase FKRP produces the protein MRISLCQGLLTGAILLNLLILYYVSQAQQKMMDKRKELGRGSRRASLPASGLAGGLGLLAGAGGGPGAVGGGEGHGRGPRVTVVLRDFENFENYVADVATSFHRQRPELPFLAVADASPYPPLVLPEGARLLVLSPSPDHPPQAHRPEFHVQTEFVLLVPDGVELEQHRSIERLIRELEGEGGGPVRLVAAPVLARSAVNCLHLRVNLREWTATYSPAASGSSGSVCTALQGDAVVLIRTEDLFNLSVPLGRPLFSSLFVQTALRGWKVKLLECPCFSANRRPLFSSAHNQWKADTRLKEATGRLMRSFGLKRLLLPEGKEQWHGCGKDTPRCFGTVQDDTPDYLYLDRWTPPCCLRALRETAKYVINILESSGVRYWLEGGTLLGAVRHQDIIPWDYDVDLGIYLEDVPNCDHLKNLDSGSLVDANGYVWERAVEGDFYRVQYSEVNHLHVDLWPFYPRNGVMTKDTWTEHKQDVEFPEHFLQPLVPMSLAGIAAYGPNNHRAFLELKFGEGVIENPQYPNPAKKRLDRSKL, from the coding sequence ATGCGGATCAGTCTCTGCCAGGGCCTACTAACTGGCGCCATCCTCCTCAACCTCCTCATCCTCTACTATGTTTCCCAAGCTCAACAGAAAATGATGGACAAGAGGAAGGAGCTCGGCAGGGGCTCGAGGAGGGCGTCCCTTCCAGCCTCTGGTCTGGCGGGAGGCCTGGGCTTGCTGGCTGGGGCCGGTGGTGGCCCTGGGGCcgttggaggaggagaagggcaCGGCCGTGGCCCCCGCGTGACTGTTGTGCTTCGGGATTTTGAAAACTTTGAGAATTATGTTGCAGATGTGGCTACTTCCTTCCACCGCCAGAGGCCCGAGCTTCCGTTCCTGGCTGTGGCTGACGCGTCGCCGTACCCTCCCCTGGTGCTTCCAGAAGGCGCACGGCTTCTGGTGCTCTCCCCATCCCCCGACCACCCGCCGCAAGCTCACAGGCCGGAGTTCCACGTCCAGACGGAGTTCGTGCTGCTGGTGCCCGACGGGGTGGAGTTGGAGCAGCATCGGTCAATAGAGAGGTTGATCAGGGAGTTGGAGGGCGAGGGTGGGGGGCCTGTGAGGTTGGTGGCGGCGCCCGTGTTGGCTCGATCTGCTGTGAATTGTCTCCACCTGCGGGTTAACCTCCGAGAGTGGACGGCCACCTACTCGCCGGCTGCGTCCGGCAGCAGCGGCAGCGTTTGCACCGCCTTGCAAGGAGACGCAGTTGTCCTCATTCGAACCGAGGACCTGTTCAACCTGTCCGTCCCTCTGGGGCGGCCGCTCTTCTCCTCGCTCTTTGTCCAGACGGCCCTGAGAGGATGGAAGGTGAAGCTGCTGGAGTGTCCGTGCTTCTCCGCCAACCGCCGGCCGCTGTTCAGCTCCGCCCACAACCAGTGGAAGGCCGACACCCGACTGAAGGAGGCCACGGGGAGGCTCATGAGGAGCTTCGGTCTGAAGCGCCTCCTCCTGCCCGAAGGGAAGGAGCAGTGGCACGGCTGCGGTAAAGACACGCCGCGCTGCTTCGGCACGGTGCAGGACGACACCCCGGACTACCTTTATCTGGATCGTTGGACACCTCCCTGTTGTTTGCGAGCTCTCAGAGAGACGGCCAAGTATGTTATAAATATCCTGGAGAGTTCAGGCGTGCGCTACTGGCTGGAGGGGGGGACTCTCCTGGGGGCGGTCCGCCATCAAGACATCATACCCTGGGATTACGACGTGGACCTGGGCATCTACCTGGAGGACGTGCCTAACTGCGATCACTTGAAGAACTTGGACTCGGGCTCTCTCGTGGACGCTAACGGCTACGTCTGGGAGCGTGCGGTGGAAGGAGACTTCTACAGAGTCCAGTACAGCGAGGTCAACCACCTGCACGTTGACCTGTGGCCTTTCTACCCGCGCAACGGCGTCATGACCAAAGACACGTGGACGGAGCACAAACAAGACGTGGAGTTCCCGGAGCACTTCCTGCAGCCGCTGGTGCCCATGTCTCTGGCCGGCATCGCTGCCTACGGCCCCAACAATCACAGAGCCTTCTTAGAGCTCAAGTTCGGAGAGGGGGTTATCGAGAACCCCCAATACCCCAACCCGGCCAAGAAGAGGCTCGACCGAAGCAAATTATGA
- the strn4 gene encoding striatin-4, translated as MEADRSGGGPNPNSGGSSGVGRNPNGPKAAMGPATPAAAATGVMAAVAAAVATGAVPGSSHTRELQDGDSGMTLPGILHFIQYEWGRFQAEKYRWEAERDELRSQVAFLQGERKGQDNMKQDLVRRIKMLEYALKQERAKHQKLKTGNDQSAGEKKPELEADQLPNGPAESDSEPANQMSWKEGRQLLRKYLEEVGYSDTILDMRSKRVRSLLGRSSPEANGPPAGEACPEPEPRAGGESLLVRQIEEQIKRNAGKESSQERLGGSVLDKIPFLHGCEDDDEDDSDEEDDFRGIATDCIDGPRKNKKSRVKMGPEPMTTDLDPEDEEDEDDSEDALSEFDFLGSGEDGEGAGEARISGDGRELENHRNKLQGMMSDFPPKPTPPPSVSGQARSGEGGALGFSSDVFIMDAVGGGDMNLGELADLTVANDNDLSMDIQDSREEFKKTWNPRFTLRSHFDAIRALTFHPSQAVLLTGSEDGTLKLWNLNKSMHSKKNAALDVEPIYTFRAHSGAVLSLTMGEDGDSCYSGGLDGTVRCWKMPDLNVDPYDNYDPGIESSVLAGHEDGVWGLAYSAVHHRVASCSADGTIRIWDPQSSSPCLSVFNKEREHGTPTSVAFVASDPSQVVASFDGGETLLYDLNAEQSTTALETQTKDGSELINRVVSHPSEPVSITAHENRTIRFLDNTTGKVVHSMVAHLDAVTCLTTDPKGTYLISGSHDCSVRLWMLDNRTCVQEITAHRKKHDEAIHDVAFHPSQPFIGSAGADALAKIFV; from the exons ATGGAGGCGGACAGATCCGGCGGAGGACCAAACCCGAACTCTGGAGGTAGCAGCGGAGTGGGGCGCAACCCAAACGGGCCCAAAGCAGCAATGGGCCCGGCGACACCAGCTGCTGCGGCGACCGGTGTGATGGCAGCGGTGGCGGCGGCAGTAGCAACCGGGGCCGTGCCCGGATCGTCCCACACTCGAGAGCTGCAGGACGGGGACTCGGGAATGACGCTTCCTGGGATCCTCCACTTCATCCAGTACGAATGGGGACGATTCCAGGCCGAGAAATACCGCTGGGAGGCTGAGAGAGACGAACTCCGG tctcAGGTGGCATTTCTGCAGGGCGAGAGGAAAGGGCAGGATAATATGAAACAGGACCTGGTGAGACGGATCAAAATGCTGGAGTATGCCCTCAAACAGGAACG GGCTAAGCACCAGAAGTtgaagacaggaaatgaccaGAGTGCTGGAGAAAAGAAGCCGGAGCTCGAGGCAGATCAGC TTCCCAATGGGCCGGCCGAGTCGGACTCtgaaccagccaatcagatgtcCTGGAAGGAGGGGCGTCAGCTACTACGCAA ATATCTTGAGGAAGTGGGTTATTCAGATACCATCCTGGACATGCGGTCCAAACGTGTGCGGTCGCTGCTCGGTCGGAGCAGCCCAGAGGCCAATGGGCCGCCTGCCGGGGAGGCCTGTCCCGAGCCAGAGCCCCGGGCGGGCGGAGAGTCGTTGTTGGTCAGACAGATAGAGGAACAAATCAAGAG GAACGCCGGCAAGGAAAGCTCTCAGGAACGTCTGGGTGGATCGGTACTCGATAAGATTCCCTTCCTGCATGGCTGCGAGGATGACGACGAAGACGACAGCGATGAGGAAGATGACTTCCGGGGCATAGCCACCGACTGTATCGATGGACCCCGCAAGAACAAGAAGTCTCGTGTAAAG ATGGGTCCGGAGCCCATGACCACAGACCTAGAcccggaggacgaggaggacgaagatGACTCAGAAGACGCCCTCAGTGAATTTGACTTCTTGGGCTCCGGGGAGGATGGGGAGGGGGCAGGAGAGGCCCGGATCTCAGGGGATGGCCGGGAGTTAG AGAACCACAGGAACAAGTTACAAGGCATGATGTCGGACTTCCCTCCTAAACCCACTCCGCCTCCCTCTGTATCGGGACAGGCTCGCTCCGGGGAAG GTGGTGCGCTGGGTTTCTCATCTGACGTCTTCATTATGGACGCTGTCGGAGGAGGGGACATGAACCTGGGCGAGTTGGCTGATCTCACCGTTGCTAATGACAACGATCTCTCCATGGAT ATTCAGGATAGCCGAGAGGAGTTCAAGAAGACGTGGAACCCCCGCTTTACACTACGCAGCCACTTTGATGCCATTCGAGCTTTGACCTTTCACCCCAGCCAAGCTGTGCTGCTCACAGGCTCAGAGGATGGGACACTAAAACTGTGGAACCTCAACAAGTCCATGCACTCTAAAAA gaACGCAGCCTTGGATGTCGAGCCCATCTACACGTTCAGAGCACACAG TGGAGCTGTTCTGTCTCTGACCATGGGCGAAGATGGCGACTCGTGCTACAGTGGCGGTCTAGACGGAACCGTCAGATGTTGGAAGATGCCAGACCTCAATGTGGATCCTTACGATAACTACG ATCCTGGCATCGAGAGCAGCGTGCTAGCAGGTCACGAGGACGGCGTGTGGGGTTTGGCCTACTCGGCAGTCCACCATCGCGTCGCTTCGTGCTCGGCCGACGGCACCATTCGCATCTGGGACCCGCAGAGctcctctccctgtctgtctgtcttcaacAAGGAGCGAG AGCACGGCACGCCGACCTCGGTGGCCTTCGTGGCCTCTGACCCCAGCCAGGTGGTGGCTTCCTTTGACGGCGGTGAGACGCTGCTTTACGACCTCAACGCAGAGCAGAGCACCACggcgctggagacgcagaccaAGGACG GCAGCGAGCTGATCAACCGCGTGGTCAGTCACCCATCTGAGCCCGTGTCCATCACTGCACACGAGAACCGCACCATCCGCTTCCTAGACAACACGACAG GTAAAGTTGTTCATTCTATGGTGGCTCACCTGGATGCAGTCACCTGCCTCACCACAGACCCTAAAGGCACTTACCTCATCTCTGGCA GCCATGACTGCTCAGTGCGCCTGTGGATGCTGGACAACAGGACATGCGTGCAGGAGATCACAGCTCACAGGAAGAAGCACGACGAGGCCATCCACGACGTGGCGTTCCACCCGTCGCAACCCTTCATCGGCAGCGCCGGAGCAGATGCACTCGCTAAGATATTTGTCTGA